The Oscarella lobularis chromosome 12, ooOscLobu1.1, whole genome shotgun sequence genome window below encodes:
- the LOC136193836 gene encoding tRNA (adenine(58)-N(1))-methyltransferase catalytic subunit TRMT61A-like produces MSTNFLTPRANIDVGDAVIVYQSRTSVQAIKIERGQHVQTRFGYFPHNDMIGQPYGTKMVSRTKKKGWIYLLYPTPELWTQALPHRTQILYTADISLIVFMLDVRPGSIVIESGTGSGSLSHSIARTLAPTGHLHTFEFHPERCESAKLEFEAHGFSPECISIECRDVCRDGFGLANVADAVFLDLPRPHEAIASARVALKTIGSKIASFSPCIEQVQLTCAELRKNGFVEIETVECLWRTFEVKDVELEKAPIGTEKEETCSITTATPHTTQHGHTGYITFASLYPYVVVAPP; encoded by the coding sequence atgtcgacgaatttcttgaCTCCACGAGCCaacatcgacgtcggcgacgccgtgATTGTCTACCAGAGCCGAACGAGCGTCCAGGCAATCAAAATCGAGCGCGGACAGCACGTGCAAACGCGCTTCGGCTACTTTCCGCACAACGACATGATCGGCCAGCCCTACGGCACGAAAATGGTCtcgcgaacgaagaagaaaggctgGATCTATCTCCTCTACCCGACGCCGGAGCTCTGGACGCAAGCCCTGCCTCATCGAACGCAAATTCTCTACACAGCCGACATAAGTCTAATCGTGTTTATGTTGGACGTCCGTCCCGGATCTATCGTCATCGAATCCGGAACCGGAAGCGGATCGCTCTCCCATTCAATCGCTCGCACGCTAGCGCCGACCGGTCATCTTCATACATTCGAGTTCCACCCGGAGCGCTGCGAGAGCGCCAAGTTAGAATTCGAAGCGCACGGTTTTAGTCCCGAATGCATTAGCATAGAATGTCGCGACGTTTGCCGAGACGGATTCGGCTTggcgaacgtcgccgacgccgtttttctcgaTCTACCGCGTCCTCACGAGGCGATCGCGAGCGCGCGAGTCGCTCTGAAGACGATCGGTAGCAAAATCGCGTCGTTTAGTCCGTGCATCGAGCAGGTTCAACTCACGTGCGCAGAACTGCGCAAAAACGGCTTTGTCGAAATTGAAACGGTCGAGTGTCTATGGCGAACGTTCGAAGTTAAGGACGTCGAGCTCGAAAAGGCGCCTATCGGTacagaaaaggaagaaacgtGTTCAATAACGACCGCGACTCCGCACACCACACAACACGGACATACAGGATATATAACTTTTGCGTCTCTTTATCCGTACGTAGTAGTAGCCCCTCCTTAG